From Camelina sativa cultivar DH55 chromosome 20, Cs, whole genome shotgun sequence, the proteins below share one genomic window:
- the LOC104770292 gene encoding ARM REPEAT PROTEIN INTERACTING WITH ABF2 isoform X1: MEQQPERREGRSFPERKGQKRKLEEGAASVEDREISAAVTTDGGQALISEVAAQVSVLNSAFSWQESDRAAAKRATQVLAELAKNAEDLVNLIVDGGAVPALMTHLQAPPYNGGDLAEKPFEHEVEKGSAFALGLLAIKPEYQKLIVDKGALPHLVNLLKRNKDGSTSRAVNSVIRRAADAITNLAHENSSIKTRVRMEGGIPPLVELLEFSDSKVQRAAAGALRTLAFKNDDNKNQIVECNALPTLILMLGSEDAAIHYEAVGVIGNLVHSSPHIKKEVLAAGALQPVIGLLSSCCPESQREAALLLGQFASTDSDCKVHIVQRGAVRPLIEMLQSPDVQLKEMSAFALGRLAQDAHNQAGIAHSGGLGPLLKLLDSRNGSLQHNAAFALYGLADNEDNVSDFIRVGGIQKLQDGEFIVQATKDCVSKTLKRLEEKIHGRVLRHLLYLMHISEKSIQRRVALALAHLCSPEDQRTIFIDDNGLELLLGLLGSTNTKQQLDGAAALYKLANKSMALSPVDAAPPSPTQRVYLGEQYVNNATLSDVTFLVEGRTFYAHRICLLASSDAFRAMFDGGYREKDARDIEIPNIKWEVFELMMRFIYTGSVDITTEISKDLLRAADQYLLEGLKRLCEYTIAQDITLESIGDMYELSEAFHAMSLRQACILFILEHFDKLSSRPWQNELVQRTIPEIREYFCRALTKSTTNLQSLRL, encoded by the exons ATGGAGCAACAACCGGAGAGGCGAGAAGGCCGGAGCTTCCCTGAGCGTAAAGGACAAAAGAGAAAGCTAGAGGAAGGAGCAGCCTCCGTAGAAGATCGAGAGATCTCTGCCGCCGTAACCACCGACGGAGGCCAAGCGCTTATCAGCGAGGTTGCTGCTCAAGTCTCCGTTCTAAACTCTGCTTTCTCTTGGCAAGAATCCGATCGTGCTGCTGCTAAACGCGCCACTCAAGTCCTTGCCGAGCTCGCCAAAAACG CAGAGGATTTAGTGAACTTGATTGTCGACGGAGGTGCTGTTCCTGCTCTTATGACGCATCTACAAGCGCCGCCGTATAACGGAGGGGACTTGGCTGAGAAGCCGTTCGAACACGAGGTTGAGAAAGGAAGCGCTTTTGCGCTTGGTCTTCTTGCAATTAAG CCAGAGTATCAGAAACTGATAGTAGACAAAGGTGCCTTACCTCATCTAGTGAATCTGCTGAAGAGAAACAAAGATGGTTCTACCTCTCGAGCTGTTAATAGTGTTATCAGAAGAGCCGCTGATGCCATCACTAATCTTGCTCATGAGAACAGCAGTATCAAGACTCGTGTTAG GATGGAAGGCGGTATACCACCTCTCGTGGAGTTACTTGAATTTTCTGATTCAAAGGTTCAGCGAGCAGCAGCAGGGGCACTGAGAACCCTTGCAtttaaaaatgatgataacAAGAACCAG ATAGTTGAGTGCAATGCTCTTCCCACGCTCATCCTAATGCTAGGATCAGAGGATGCTGCTATACATTATGAAGCG GTTGGAGTTATAGGCAATCTAGTTCACTCGTCTCCACACATTAAAAAAGAGGTTCTTGCTGCCGGGGCATTGCAACCTGTAATTGGTCTTCTTAG CTCTTGTTGCCCTGAGAGCCAAAGAGAGGCGGCTTTATTACTTGGGCAGTTTGCCTCAACTGATTCTGATTGTAAG GTGCACATTGTGCAAAGGGGTGCTGTCCGTCCTTTGATTGAGATGCTGCAGTCACCTGATGTTCAGTTGAAAGAAATGTCGGCCTTTGCACTGGGTAGATTGGCACAG GATGCCCACAATCAAGCTGGAATTGCCCATAGTGGTGGTTTAGGACCTTTATTGAAGCTTCTTGATTCAAGAAATGGATCATTGCAACATAATGCTGCATTTGCTCTTTATGGCCTTGCCGATAATGAG GATAATGTGTCGGATTTTATCAGGGTGGGAGGTATCCAGAAGCTACAGGATGGAGAGTTTATTGTTCAA GCAACCAAAGATTGTGTCTCGAAAACATTAAAGAGATTGGAGGAGAAGATTCATGGAAGA GTTCTGAGACATCTGTTGTACCTAATGCACATTTCAGAGAAGTCCATCCAACGACGAGTGGCTCTTGCTCTTGCTCATCTCTGTTCACCCGAGGATCAGAGAACCATATTCATAGATGACAATG GGTTGGAGTTGCTACTCGGTCTTCTTGGTTCCACAAACACTAAGCAGCAACTTGATGGTGCGGCAGCGTTGTACAAATTAGCAAATAAATCTATGGCACTTTCTCCAGTTGATGCTGCTCCTCCTTCTCCAACACAAAGG GTTTATCTCGGAGAGCAATATGTAAATAATGCTACGCTGTCTGATGTAACCTTTCTAGTCGAag GAAGGACATTCTATGCACACAGAATTTGTTTGCTGGCATCCTCAGATGCATTTCGCGCAATGTTTGATGGTGGTTACAGA GAAAAAGACGCTAGAGATATTGAGATTCCAAATATCAAATGGGAGGTGTTTGAGTTAATGATGAG ATTTATATACACTGGATCTGTCGACATAACAACTGAGATATCAAAAGATCTTTTAAGAGCAGCGGATCAATATCTCTTGGAGGGCCTGAAACGACTCTGTGAATACACAATTGCTCAG GATATAACGTTGGAAAGCATAGGAGACATGTACGAGCTATCAGAAGCATTCCATGCGATGTCGCTGAGGCAAGCTTGTATTTTGTTCATCCTGGAGCATTTTGATAAACTGAGTTCAAGGCCATG GCAGAACGAGCTGGTGCAGCGAACAATACCAGAAATAAGAGAGTACTTTTGTAGAGCTCTAACAAAGTCTACGACAAACCTGCAAAGCTTGAGGTTGtag
- the LOC104770292 gene encoding ARM REPEAT PROTEIN INTERACTING WITH ABF2 isoform X2: MEQQPERREGRSFPERKGQKRKLEEGAASVEDREISAAVTTDGGQALISEVAAQVSVLNSAFSWQESDRAAAKRATQVLAELAKNEDLVNLIVDGGAVPALMTHLQAPPYNGGDLAEKPFEHEVEKGSAFALGLLAIKPEYQKLIVDKGALPHLVNLLKRNKDGSTSRAVNSVIRRAADAITNLAHENSSIKTRVRMEGGIPPLVELLEFSDSKVQRAAAGALRTLAFKNDDNKNQIVECNALPTLILMLGSEDAAIHYEAVGVIGNLVHSSPHIKKEVLAAGALQPVIGLLSSCCPESQREAALLLGQFASTDSDCKVHIVQRGAVRPLIEMLQSPDVQLKEMSAFALGRLAQDAHNQAGIAHSGGLGPLLKLLDSRNGSLQHNAAFALYGLADNEDNVSDFIRVGGIQKLQDGEFIVQATKDCVSKTLKRLEEKIHGRVLRHLLYLMHISEKSIQRRVALALAHLCSPEDQRTIFIDDNGLELLLGLLGSTNTKQQLDGAAALYKLANKSMALSPVDAAPPSPTQRVYLGEQYVNNATLSDVTFLVEGRTFYAHRICLLASSDAFRAMFDGGYREKDARDIEIPNIKWEVFELMMRFIYTGSVDITTEISKDLLRAADQYLLEGLKRLCEYTIAQDITLESIGDMYELSEAFHAMSLRQACILFILEHFDKLSSRPWQNELVQRTIPEIREYFCRALTKSTTNLQSLRL; the protein is encoded by the exons ATGGAGCAACAACCGGAGAGGCGAGAAGGCCGGAGCTTCCCTGAGCGTAAAGGACAAAAGAGAAAGCTAGAGGAAGGAGCAGCCTCCGTAGAAGATCGAGAGATCTCTGCCGCCGTAACCACCGACGGAGGCCAAGCGCTTATCAGCGAGGTTGCTGCTCAAGTCTCCGTTCTAAACTCTGCTTTCTCTTGGCAAGAATCCGATCGTGCTGCTGCTAAACGCGCCACTCAAGTCCTTGCCGAGCTCGCCAAAAACG AGGATTTAGTGAACTTGATTGTCGACGGAGGTGCTGTTCCTGCTCTTATGACGCATCTACAAGCGCCGCCGTATAACGGAGGGGACTTGGCTGAGAAGCCGTTCGAACACGAGGTTGAGAAAGGAAGCGCTTTTGCGCTTGGTCTTCTTGCAATTAAG CCAGAGTATCAGAAACTGATAGTAGACAAAGGTGCCTTACCTCATCTAGTGAATCTGCTGAAGAGAAACAAAGATGGTTCTACCTCTCGAGCTGTTAATAGTGTTATCAGAAGAGCCGCTGATGCCATCACTAATCTTGCTCATGAGAACAGCAGTATCAAGACTCGTGTTAG GATGGAAGGCGGTATACCACCTCTCGTGGAGTTACTTGAATTTTCTGATTCAAAGGTTCAGCGAGCAGCAGCAGGGGCACTGAGAACCCTTGCAtttaaaaatgatgataacAAGAACCAG ATAGTTGAGTGCAATGCTCTTCCCACGCTCATCCTAATGCTAGGATCAGAGGATGCTGCTATACATTATGAAGCG GTTGGAGTTATAGGCAATCTAGTTCACTCGTCTCCACACATTAAAAAAGAGGTTCTTGCTGCCGGGGCATTGCAACCTGTAATTGGTCTTCTTAG CTCTTGTTGCCCTGAGAGCCAAAGAGAGGCGGCTTTATTACTTGGGCAGTTTGCCTCAACTGATTCTGATTGTAAG GTGCACATTGTGCAAAGGGGTGCTGTCCGTCCTTTGATTGAGATGCTGCAGTCACCTGATGTTCAGTTGAAAGAAATGTCGGCCTTTGCACTGGGTAGATTGGCACAG GATGCCCACAATCAAGCTGGAATTGCCCATAGTGGTGGTTTAGGACCTTTATTGAAGCTTCTTGATTCAAGAAATGGATCATTGCAACATAATGCTGCATTTGCTCTTTATGGCCTTGCCGATAATGAG GATAATGTGTCGGATTTTATCAGGGTGGGAGGTATCCAGAAGCTACAGGATGGAGAGTTTATTGTTCAA GCAACCAAAGATTGTGTCTCGAAAACATTAAAGAGATTGGAGGAGAAGATTCATGGAAGA GTTCTGAGACATCTGTTGTACCTAATGCACATTTCAGAGAAGTCCATCCAACGACGAGTGGCTCTTGCTCTTGCTCATCTCTGTTCACCCGAGGATCAGAGAACCATATTCATAGATGACAATG GGTTGGAGTTGCTACTCGGTCTTCTTGGTTCCACAAACACTAAGCAGCAACTTGATGGTGCGGCAGCGTTGTACAAATTAGCAAATAAATCTATGGCACTTTCTCCAGTTGATGCTGCTCCTCCTTCTCCAACACAAAGG GTTTATCTCGGAGAGCAATATGTAAATAATGCTACGCTGTCTGATGTAACCTTTCTAGTCGAag GAAGGACATTCTATGCACACAGAATTTGTTTGCTGGCATCCTCAGATGCATTTCGCGCAATGTTTGATGGTGGTTACAGA GAAAAAGACGCTAGAGATATTGAGATTCCAAATATCAAATGGGAGGTGTTTGAGTTAATGATGAG ATTTATATACACTGGATCTGTCGACATAACAACTGAGATATCAAAAGATCTTTTAAGAGCAGCGGATCAATATCTCTTGGAGGGCCTGAAACGACTCTGTGAATACACAATTGCTCAG GATATAACGTTGGAAAGCATAGGAGACATGTACGAGCTATCAGAAGCATTCCATGCGATGTCGCTGAGGCAAGCTTGTATTTTGTTCATCCTGGAGCATTTTGATAAACTGAGTTCAAGGCCATG GCAGAACGAGCTGGTGCAGCGAACAATACCAGAAATAAGAGAGTACTTTTGTAGAGCTCTAACAAAGTCTACGACAAACCTGCAAAGCTTGAGGTTGtag